GCCTGCCCATTGTGACAGAAGTACTTACACCTGAGCATGTAAAATTAGTGAGCAAATACTCCGATATATTACAAATTGGAACCCGCAACATGCAGAATTTTTTACTCCTGCGCGCCGTGGGTGAATCAGGCAAACCTGTGATTTTAAAACGGGGAATGTCTGCCACGATTGACGAATTTCTCCTGGCAGCAGAATATATCCTGGCACAAAATAATCCCAATGTCATTCTGTGCGAAAGGGGTATTCGAACCTTTGAGACCTATACACGCTTTACATTGTCGCTGAGTATTGTGCCACAACTCAAGGAAATGACACATCTGCCCGTCATTGTGGACCCCAGTCATGGAACAGGAAAGAGAAGCCTTGTTAATCCGATGTCCAAGGGCTCCGTGGCAGTGGGTGCAGACGGCTTGTTAATTGAGACTCACCCGGATCCGGAGAAGTCCTTTGTGGACGGGCCGCAAACGATTACCCTTGAAGCCTTTGAAGAACTCATGGAAGAGCTAAAACCTGTAGCAGAAGCTGTCGGAAGAAAAATATAAACAGTGAGAAGAAAAGACAAAGAAATAACGGATAAGAACGAAATCGAGGAGATTCTTTTATCGTCCATGGTGGGAAGATTGGGAACGTGCGCAAATAGGATCCCCTATATCACACCCATGAATTTTACGTATGACAAAGAAACCGCCAAAATATTCCTTCACTGTGCAAATGAAGGGAGAAAGCTTGAAAACAT
The sequence above is a segment of the Candidatus Brocadia sp. genome. Coding sequences within it:
- the aroF gene encoding 3-deoxy-7-phosphoheptulonate synthase; the encoded protein is MIIVMKAESAKKDINHVLESIEKAGLKGVLLQGTNRNVIAVIGDERVLPADFWDVMPGVEKSVPILAPYKLASKEGKDFRTIIHLNNGKKIGGEEVAVIAGPCAIESKEQIIEIAKRVRDAGATALRGGAFKPRSNPYTFQGLMEEGLVHLAHAREASGLPIVTEVLTPEHVKLVSKYSDILQIGTRNMQNFLLLRAVGESGKPVILKRGMSATIDEFLLAAEYILAQNNPNVILCERGIRTFETYTRFTLSLSIVPQLKEMTHLPVIVDPSHGTGKRSLVNPMSKGSVAVGADGLLIETHPDPEKSFVDGPQTITLEAFEELMEELKPVAEAVGRKI